The Anaerobaca lacustris DNA window GACGAAGTTCTGGACAGAATTCGACAGATGACGATACGAGCCGGCGCGGCATAGGCCATTCGAGCTTCTGCGCGACGCCACAAGGTAAAAAGATATGACTACCGTATTCAAGCGAACCCCTGTTTTGAAGGACTGCCCGACGCACTATTGCCCGGGCTGCGGTCATGGGATCGCCCATCGCCTCGTGGCCGAGGTCCTCGATGAACTCGACATTCAGGCCCGCACGATCGGGATCGCCCCGGTCGGCTGCGCCGTGCTGGCCTACAACTACCTCGACGTGGATATGATCGAGGTCGCTCACGGACGGGCGCCGGCGGTCGCGACGGGAATGAAACGGACCAATCCCGACAAGATCATCTTCTCCTACCAGGGCGACGGCGACCTGGCGGCCATCGGCACCGCCGAGATCATCCACGCCGCCCATCGCGCCGAGCGCATCACAGTGATCTTCATCAACAACGCGGTCTTCGGCATGACGGGCGGCCAGATGGCGCCGACCACCATGCTCGGCCAGGTCACTGCAACCACGCAGCAGGGCCGCAACCCCAGCAACGGCCAGGGCTATCCGCTCCAGGTCTCCGAGATCCTGGCCCTGTTGCCCGGCACGGTGTACGTCGAGCGATGCGCCCTGAACGGGGTGCCCGGCATCCGGCGGACCAAGGCGGCGATGAAACACGCCTTCCAACTGCAAATGGACGACGCGCCGGGCCTGTCGCTCGTGGAGGTCCTCTCGCCGTGCCCGACGTACTGGCGAATGTCGCCGGCGAAAGCCATGAAGTGGATCGACGAGCAGATGAGTCAGGTCTTCCCCATCGCTCGGTTGAAGGGTTGAACATGGGATCGGCAAACGGACTGTACGAAGAGGTCGTCATCGCCGGTTTCGGCGGCCAGGGGATCATTCTGGCGGGCAAGCTGCTGGCCCAGGCGGCGATGAAAGCCGGCCTGGAAGTGACCTACATGCCCAGCTACGGCGCCGAGGTCCGAGGCGGGACCGCCAACTGCATGGTCATCCTGTCGAACAAACCCATCGCCTGCCCGATCGTCGGCGCGCCCAACGCCCTGGTGATCTGCAACAAGGCGTCGCTGAGCAAGTTCGCGCCGCGATTGCGACCCGGCGGATGGCTGATCTTCAACAGTTCGCTGATCGAAGACGTCCATTCCGTACCCGACGGGGTGCGGGTCATCGGCGTGCCGGCCGAGGAACTCGCCCTT harbors:
- a CDS encoding thiamine pyrophosphate-dependent enzyme, whose protein sequence is MTTVFKRTPVLKDCPTHYCPGCGHGIAHRLVAEVLDELDIQARTIGIAPVGCAVLAYNYLDVDMIEVAHGRAPAVATGMKRTNPDKIIFSYQGDGDLAAIGTAEIIHAAHRAERITVIFINNAVFGMTGGQMAPTTMLGQVTATTQQGRNPSNGQGYPLQVSEILALLPGTVYVERCALNGVPGIRRTKAAMKHAFQLQMDDAPGLSLVEVLSPCPTYWRMSPAKAMKWIDEQMSQVFPIARLKG
- a CDS encoding 2-oxoacid:acceptor oxidoreductase family protein, coding for MGSANGLYEEVVIAGFGGQGIILAGKLLAQAAMKAGLEVTYMPSYGAEVRGGTANCMVILSNKPIACPIVGAPNALVICNKASLSKFAPRLRPGGWLIFNSSLIEDVHSVPDGVRVIGVPAEELALQAGSPKSTNMVMLGAYLGVWGHLSPQQAAEALADVLAERHHKTIPANSEALRRGAEFTASRV